The Alteripontixanthobacter sp. genome has a window encoding:
- a CDS encoding SPOR domain-containing protein has translation MAHTANRQKFVALAITTALAGVTLGGCTTHAAPRADASASKAQTALAKGQSQQALSHAEAAVLAEPRDAGYRAMLGGAYMEMGRFDAAATSFGDAMELGDTSARTALSYALAKIAQGDNPAALAVLEENRQSLSADDYGLALALAGQADRGASVLGSSLRAGNNTAKLRQNLAYAYALQGNWRAARVMAAEDVPANQVDERIGEWAQLAKAEDHHQRVAALLQVPVVADPGQPAALALNIFPGHDAMVAQAAADAPSAGAELPPMAVATQAAAPTSASLELPPLKDIPAVIAAQPQAAPVAAAKPLPPSFAAAFNAPADAPETPQAAALAPAALPTGNTFSEIAGSAVRFISKPVVQTLPSGETAKAPPPAPRRTARAAVVPRIAGQAERQTRVAAPQAKPAAMATDGDHLIQLGSYASKAQAEAGWKTLSGRYPQLRDFQMVITEAEVRGKKYFRVSAGGFERTDARSMCSTMKKRGQGCIAWADGKPLPGALKRTERLARR, from the coding sequence ATGGCCCATACCGCCAATCGCCAGAAATTCGTGGCGCTCGCCATCACCACTGCGCTTGCGGGCGTAACGCTGGGCGGGTGCACAACGCATGCAGCACCGCGCGCCGATGCTTCGGCGAGCAAGGCGCAGACCGCGCTGGCCAAGGGCCAAAGCCAGCAGGCGCTCAGCCATGCAGAGGCTGCGGTTCTGGCGGAGCCTCGCGATGCCGGTTACCGCGCGATGCTGGGCGGTGCCTATATGGAAATGGGCCGCTTCGATGCGGCGGCGACCAGTTTCGGCGATGCGATGGAGCTGGGCGATACCAGCGCCCGCACTGCGTTGAGCTATGCTCTGGCCAAGATCGCGCAGGGCGACAATCCGGCGGCATTGGCGGTGCTGGAAGAAAACCGCCAGTCACTAAGCGCCGACGATTACGGGCTGGCGCTGGCGCTGGCCGGTCAAGCCGATCGCGGTGCATCGGTGCTGGGCAGCTCGCTGCGTGCGGGCAACAACACGGCCAAGCTGCGTCAGAACCTCGCTTACGCTTACGCTCTGCAAGGCAATTGGCGCGCCGCGCGGGTCATGGCCGCCGAAGACGTACCCGCCAACCAGGTGGATGAGCGGATCGGCGAATGGGCGCAGCTGGCCAAGGCGGAAGACCATCACCAGCGCGTTGCGGCATTGCTGCAAGTCCCGGTGGTGGCCGATCCCGGCCAGCCTGCCGCGCTGGCGCTGAATATCTTCCCGGGGCACGATGCTATGGTGGCGCAGGCTGCGGCCGATGCGCCTTCGGCAGGGGCGGAATTGCCCCCGATGGCTGTGGCGACACAAGCAGCGGCCCCAACCTCCGCTTCGCTTGAGCTCCCGCCGCTGAAAGATATTCCGGCAGTGATCGCTGCGCAGCCTCAGGCCGCGCCGGTTGCAGCCGCCAAGCCGCTGCCACCATCCTTCGCCGCCGCGTTCAACGCGCCAGCCGACGCGCCCGAAACACCTCAAGCGGCGGCTCTCGCCCCGGCAGCCTTGCCGACCGGAAATACCTTCAGCGAGATCGCCGGTAGTGCGGTTCGGTTTATCTCCAAGCCGGTGGTGCAGACCCTGCCCAGTGGCGAGACAGCAAAGGCCCCCCCACCTGCACCCCGCCGTACGGCGCGCGCGGCAGTTGTTCCGCGTATTGCGGGACAGGCCGAGCGCCAAACACGCGTTGCTGCGCCGCAGGCCAAGCCTGCCGCAATGGCGACCGATGGCGATCACCTGATCCAGCTGGGCTCCTATGCCAGCAAAGCGCAAGCCGAGGCCGGTTGGAAGACGCTGTCCGGACGCTATCCGCAGCTGCGCGACTTCCAGATGGTGATCACCGAGGCCGAAGTGCGCGGGAAAAAGTATTTCCGCGTTTCGGCAGGCGGGTTCGAGCGTACGGATGCGCGTTCGATGTGCTCGACCATGAAGAAGCGCGGCCAGGGCTGCATCGCCTGGGCCGACGGCAAACCGCTGCCCGGCGCGCTCAAGCGGACCGAGCGGCTGGCGCGCCGCTAA
- a CDS encoding dihydroorotase produces the protein MKQARPLTIRGGRLLTSDGLRDGTLRLADGLIAEIGGAQPHDDDEVFDAGGAMVAPALVDLGVFAIDKPALHFGGIARAALMPDQSPPLDLPSRVNYIAKSGKPDLWVHPLAAATRGLAGRELAELALMKEAGARGVATGRGWIADSAVMLRLLQYAAMLDLVVVAHPEDGGLTGDAVATAGEMATRLGLPSAPSEAEALAAARDIALAEMAGARLHLRQVTTAAALNLVRAAKQRGVAVTAGVTPAHFMLSDLAMAEFRTFARLSPPLRSEADRKAVIAAIADGTIDVIASGHDPRGVEDKRQPFADAEPGMAGAETLLSMTLTLVRDEVIDMPRAFDLLAGAPARLLGVEAGELREGYEADIALVDPEKPWVVSSARMAASAGNTPFDGQPAQGRVTALFKGGVRI, from the coding sequence ATGAAACAGGCACGCCCCCTGACGATCCGCGGTGGCAGGCTGCTCACCAGTGACGGTCTTCGCGATGGCACATTGCGGCTGGCCGATGGACTGATTGCCGAAATCGGCGGCGCGCAGCCGCATGATGATGACGAGGTGTTCGATGCGGGCGGGGCGATGGTCGCCCCGGCGCTGGTCGACCTGGGCGTGTTCGCGATCGACAAGCCCGCCCTGCATTTCGGCGGAATCGCGCGCGCTGCCCTGATGCCCGACCAGTCCCCGCCGCTCGATCTGCCCAGCCGGGTGAATTATATTGCCAAAAGCGGCAAGCCCGATCTGTGGGTCCACCCTCTGGCCGCCGCCACGCGCGGCCTTGCGGGGCGCGAACTGGCGGAACTGGCGCTGATGAAGGAAGCCGGGGCTCGTGGTGTCGCCACCGGGCGCGGCTGGATTGCGGACAGCGCGGTGATGCTGCGCTTGCTGCAATATGCCGCGATGCTGGATCTGGTGGTGGTCGCCCATCCCGAAGATGGCGGGCTCACCGGCGATGCGGTAGCCACTGCGGGCGAGATGGCGACGCGGCTGGGGCTGCCCAGCGCTCCTTCAGAGGCAGAGGCACTGGCCGCTGCGCGCGATATCGCGCTGGCCGAAATGGCGGGCGCACGGCTGCATTTGCGGCAGGTTACTACCGCCGCGGCGCTCAATCTCGTGCGCGCGGCCAAACAGCGCGGCGTAGCGGTGACGGCGGGCGTAACGCCCGCACATTTCATGTTGTCGGACCTCGCAATGGCGGAGTTTCGCACTTTTGCGCGCCTGTCGCCGCCCCTACGCAGCGAGGCGGACCGCAAGGCTGTCATCGCGGCCATTGCGGATGGCACGATCGACGTGATCGCATCGGGCCACGATCCGCGAGGGGTGGAGGATAAGCGCCAGCCCTTCGCCGATGCAGAGCCGGGTATGGCGGGCGCCGAAACGCTGCTTTCAATGACCCTGACGCTGGTGCGCGACGAGGTGATCGATATGCCGCGCGCGTTCGATCTGCTCGCAGGCGCACCGGCCCGGTTGCTGGGCGTGGAAGCGGGCGAGCTGCGCGAAGGCTACGAGGCCGATATCGCGTTGGTCGACCCGGAAAAGCCGTGGGTCGTGAGCTCCGCGCGGATGGCGGCCAGCGCGGGCAACACGCCCTTTGACGGCCAACCGGCGCAAGGCCGGGTGACCGCCTTGTTCAAGGGCGGAGTGCGGATCTAG
- a CDS encoding aspartate carbamoyltransferase catalytic subunit yields the protein MTSDGKPARKGTQTDRFPAGALAFPHRSLLGIGQLERHEILYLLAEAEQWVDLNRAPEKHSDALAGLTIINAFFENSTRTLLSFEIAGKRLGADVVNMHVAQSSVKKGETLIDTATTLNAMRADGIVIRHGSSGAVALIADKVDCPVLNAGDGSHEHPTQALLDALALREALNERGEATGGFGGSEDFTGLKVVICGDILHSRVARSNVLCLQALGAEVRLCAPPALMPQGMEAVGAVPFTDFDRALEGADAVMMLRLQSERMAGQFIPSEREYHHLYGLTKDRLERAAPDALVMHPGPMNRGVEIDGEVADLLDRSIITRQVEMGVAIRMACLDVLTRKARRIEGWCDTPGSDRRGRWA from the coding sequence ATGACATCCGACGGTAAACCTGCCCGCAAGGGCACTCAAACGGACCGCTTTCCAGCGGGCGCGCTGGCATTTCCGCATCGCTCCCTGCTCGGGATCGGGCAGCTGGAACGCCACGAAATCCTATATCTGCTGGCCGAGGCGGAACAGTGGGTCGATCTCAACCGCGCTCCCGAAAAGCACAGCGATGCGCTGGCGGGCCTGACGATCATCAACGCGTTCTTCGAAAACTCCACGCGCACGCTGCTCAGCTTCGAAATCGCGGGCAAGCGGTTGGGCGCGGATGTGGTGAACATGCATGTCGCCCAGTCCAGCGTGAAGAAGGGTGAAACGCTGATCGATACGGCGACCACGCTCAATGCGATGCGCGCCGATGGAATCGTCATCCGCCATGGCAGCAGCGGCGCGGTGGCGCTGATTGCGGACAAGGTGGATTGTCCGGTGCTCAATGCCGGCGATGGCAGCCATGAACATCCCACGCAGGCGCTGCTCGATGCGCTGGCACTGCGCGAGGCGCTGAACGAGCGCGGCGAGGCAACGGGCGGGTTCGGCGGGAGCGAGGACTTTACCGGGCTGAAAGTGGTGATCTGCGGCGATATTTTGCACAGCCGCGTGGCGCGGTCCAACGTGCTGTGCCTGCAGGCGCTGGGGGCCGAGGTGCGGCTATGCGCGCCGCCCGCATTGATGCCGCAGGGAATGGAGGCGGTCGGCGCGGTGCCTTTCACCGATTTCGACCGCGCGCTGGAAGGGGCCGACGCGGTGATGATGCTGCGCCTGCAAAGCGAGCGCATGGCGGGGCAATTCATCCCTTCGGAGCGCGAGTATCATCACCTTTACGGGCTGACGAAAGACCGGCTGGAGCGCGCTGCACCCGATGCGCTGGTAATGCATCCCGGCCCGATGAATCGCGGGGTGGAAATCGATGGCGAGGTTGCGGATTTGCTCGACCGGTCGATCATCACGCGGCAGGTGGAAATGGGCGTGGCGATCCGCATGGCCTGCCTCGACGTGCTGACCCGCAAGGCTCGCCGGATCGAAGGGTGGTGCGATACGCCCGGCAGTGATCGCCGGGGGCGCTGGGCATGA
- the sppA gene encoding signal peptide peptidase SppA, which yields MSFARKAWHLLVAIKDGLSLLFLLLFFGLLFAVLTARPSPAQIRDGALLLELDGYVVEEKAQVDPLEVLLSGQEPIAEFDVQELVRAIDAAAGDDRIKAVVLDLSAFMGGGQVHLQQVGAALDRVRAAEKPVLAHAIGYADDGMMLAAHASEVWVDPLGGAFIAGPGGERMYFAGLLEKLKVNARVYKVGEYKSAVEPFTRSDMSPAARENYAALYGALWEEWQANVQKARPAIQIDRVTQSPVEWIEAAQGDTATAALEAGLVDKLGDRVAFGERVAEIVGEDDLDDAPGAYAHTEYGPWLADVDIDTPGSAIGIVTIAGEIVDGDAGPGTAGGDRIAELLDEALDDELAALVVRVDSPGGSVLASEVIRDAILRHKANDIPIVVSMANVAASGGYWVSTPADRIFAEPETVTGSIGIFGIIPTFEGTAADLGISTDGVRTTPLSGQPDLIAGLTPEIDAILQASIEDGYRDFISRVGQSRGLSMEQVDTIGQGRVWDGGTARQIGLVDQYGGLDDALAWAAGEAGLADDDWHAKFLGSDVDEYDSLLRALIASDSESADGRAAGGDLFAMAAQRQRAAEMQALTDLDRLMSAQGMQAYCLECPVQPGSVTKLRNDGWLARMARFFAD from the coding sequence ATGAGTTTCGCCCGCAAGGCATGGCACCTGCTCGTCGCAATCAAGGACGGGCTTTCGCTGCTGTTCCTGTTGCTGTTTTTCGGCCTGCTGTTCGCGGTGCTGACCGCGCGGCCCTCCCCCGCACAGATCCGCGATGGTGCGCTGCTGCTCGAACTCGATGGCTATGTGGTCGAGGAAAAGGCGCAGGTCGATCCGCTCGAAGTGCTGCTTTCCGGGCAGGAACCGATTGCCGAATTCGATGTGCAGGAACTGGTTCGCGCCATCGATGCAGCGGCCGGCGATGACCGGATCAAGGCGGTCGTGCTCGATCTCAGCGCCTTCATGGGCGGCGGACAAGTCCATCTGCAACAGGTCGGGGCCGCGCTGGACCGGGTGCGCGCAGCGGAAAAGCCGGTGCTTGCCCACGCGATTGGCTATGCCGATGACGGGATGATGCTGGCTGCCCATGCCAGCGAGGTCTGGGTCGATCCGCTGGGCGGCGCATTCATCGCCGGGCCGGGCGGCGAACGCATGTATTTCGCCGGATTGCTGGAAAAGCTGAAGGTCAATGCGCGGGTCTACAAGGTCGGCGAATATAAATCGGCGGTGGAACCCTTCACCCGTTCCGACATGTCGCCTGCCGCGCGAGAGAATTACGCCGCTTTGTATGGCGCGCTGTGGGAAGAATGGCAGGCTAATGTGCAAAAGGCGCGCCCAGCTATCCAGATAGACCGGGTTACCCAAAGCCCCGTCGAGTGGATCGAAGCCGCCCAAGGCGATACGGCGACGGCTGCGCTGGAAGCAGGCTTGGTCGACAAGCTTGGCGACCGCGTGGCCTTTGGTGAGCGGGTGGCCGAAATCGTCGGTGAAGACGATCTGGATGATGCCCCCGGAGCCTATGCCCACACCGAATACGGCCCATGGCTGGCCGATGTCGATATAGACACGCCCGGCAGCGCGATCGGGATCGTGACCATTGCCGGAGAGATCGTCGACGGCGATGCCGGGCCGGGTACCGCCGGCGGCGACCGGATTGCAGAACTGCTCGACGAGGCGCTGGACGATGAGCTTGCCGCGCTGGTGGTTCGGGTGGATTCTCCGGGCGGCAGCGTGCTCGCCAGCGAAGTCATTCGCGATGCGATCCTGCGTCACAAGGCAAACGATATTCCGATCGTGGTCAGCATGGCCAATGTCGCGGCGAGCGGCGGTTACTGGGTATCGACCCCGGCAGACCGGATCTTTGCCGAGCCGGAAACGGTTACCGGCTCCATCGGCATTTTCGGGATCATCCCGACTTTCGAAGGAACCGCAGCGGATCTGGGCATCAGCACCGATGGCGTGCGCACCACGCCGCTATCGGGCCAGCCCGACCTGATTGCCGGCTTAACTCCGGAAATCGACGCAATCCTGCAAGCCAGCATCGAAGATGGCTACCGTGACTTCATCTCGCGCGTGGGCCAATCGCGCGGTTTGTCGATGGAACAGGTCGACACGATCGGCCAGGGCCGCGTCTGGGATGGCGGCACCGCTCGCCAGATCGGGCTGGTGGACCAATATGGCGGGCTGGACGATGCGCTCGCCTGGGCCGCAGGCGAAGCCGGGCTGGCAGACGATGACTGGCACGCCAAATTCCTCGGCAGCGATGTGGACGAATATGACAGCCTGCTGCGCGCCCTGATCGCCAGCGACAGCGAAAGCGCGGATGGCCGGGCGGCTGGCGGTGATCTGTTCGCCATGGCGGCGCAGCGTCAGCGTGCCGCTGAGATGCAGGCGCTGACAGACCTGGACCGGCTTATGTCTGCGCAAGGGATGCAGGCCTATTGCCTCGAATGCCCCGTGCAGCCTGGCTCCGTTACGAAGCTGCGCAACGATGGCTGGCTGGCGAGGATGGCACGCTTCTTCGCCGATTGA
- a CDS encoding helix-turn-helix domain-containing protein, whose amino-acid sequence MSVHQPIPPTKAIELVEFRNLDGADCLLADFAAAGLIKTYALKREVRPVGGPTEMVRDAQIPPEDWERIIACKKVGVALKGGTVRLEGSTLHGGTPSVRITGISFSETSLVKVLDRYCVTTPTNLAKRTPTPNLDTTLNEPFSPSKSCKPTNEDVQPIKPGALTVSVAQAMQATGLGRTTIDKLMRNGTLHRTKAGRRTLVTVESIERYVGVKVRQ is encoded by the coding sequence ATGTCAGTCCATCAACCGATTCCTCCGACCAAAGCCATCGAGCTTGTGGAATTCAGAAACCTCGATGGAGCTGATTGTCTTCTTGCCGATTTTGCTGCTGCCGGTCTGATTAAAACATATGCGCTTAAGCGGGAAGTAAGACCCGTTGGAGGTCCGACAGAAATGGTGCGCGATGCCCAAATTCCGCCCGAGGATTGGGAAAGGATTATCGCATGCAAGAAGGTCGGCGTCGCATTGAAAGGTGGAACTGTCCGGCTTGAAGGATCGACTCTCCACGGCGGAACACCTTCGGTGCGAATTACCGGCATCAGCTTTTCCGAAACCTCGCTCGTCAAGGTTCTCGATCGTTACTGCGTCACCACGCCCACTAACCTTGCGAAGCGAACCCCCACTCCGAATTTGGACACGACGCTAAACGAACCCTTTTCGCCCTCCAAAAGTTGCAAGCCAACAAACGAGGATGTCCAGCCGATAAAGCCAGGAGCGCTGACTGTTTCTGTCGCGCAAGCCATGCAAGCGACTGGATTGGGACGAACCACAATCGATAAGCTTATGCGGAACGGCACGCTCCACAGAACGAAAGCCGGCAGGCGCACACTGGTTACCGTCGAGAGCATCGAACGATATGTCGGCGTGAAGGTGAGACAATAG